The nucleotide window AGGCAATGACGCCGCCGATGATGCCGACGCCGTAGCAGGCGGTTGAGAGGTTGAAGGATATGGAGGCGCTGAAACCAGCCTGTTCGAAGAAATAAGGTGCGTAAGATGTGAGTGACCAGCCGCTTAATGCTTGGCAGACCCAGGCAATACATGAAATCTCTGTTCGTCGACGATTGACTCCTTTGAAGAGATCTCGATAGCTGGCTCCTCCGTAGTTGGAGTCCTTTTCCATCTTGTTGGTGTGCTTCATTAGTGAGATGGTATCCTCTATATCGGTACCATTCTTATTAGTAAGACGAGTCAGAGATTTTCTCGCCTCGTCCGTTCGTTCATGGCGTATCAGCCACCCTGTTTGCCATGTTAGTTGCGTTGTGATTAGCAGGGTGAGTTCTCTTACAAGGGCTGTCCGGCGCGAACCACACGCCGAACAACAACGGTATCGCCCACGCCCATTGAAGCGCAAAGGGAAGTCGATAAGACCATTGAGAGGTTTCATGAACGAGAGACCGGAGGATTCCGGTGCCGATGACTTGTCCGACCAGCCAGCACAtgttgatgctgctgaggacAAACGGCCGCAAAGCATTTGGCACGACTTCAGCTGAATAAGTTGCAGCAAGAATTTCGATGACACCCCATGACAGCCCTGAGGATACGGTCAGTATTTTTCGTATGAATATCGGTTTATAAACATACCAGACAGAGCTTGTGACGTTAATAGGACGCCGATACTGCCGGCAAAAAATGCAGGAAACACAGCGATACACATCCAAAACAAACTGGCAAGCATCATCTTTCGGTATCCAATAAGATCTGTGATGTAACCGTGTGCCAAAAGTCCAATGATTTCACATGCAATTGCGGCGTTCTGCAGACCCATCTGCCATGATGGTGAGATCTCGTACATCTGATCTTCAGCTGGTGTATCCTTTGGTAGAATTGGCTCTCCATATTTCTCTCTGAATGCAGGAAAAGCAAGGAGACCAGTTACAAGTGACTTGTCATAAGCTCTGTGAATGTTTAGTTGTACAGTCTAATATGATGTGATTTTATGACTTACTCCATGACCACAGTCAGGAAGAGCAACAATGACCATCCTACTGCCTTTGGGTACTGTCGACAGCATGAAAAGAAAGtagcttctttctcttctgcGAAACCGCGATAGACTCGCCTCGTTGTTGAATCAGAGGCATGAGAGTGCGGCAGCCACAGCGAATTGGTGAGGTCGTTTGGTAGAGATTCTAACTCAGGCTCGCTGCTCCTGGGCGAACCTGTCGCGAATTCAGGTAACTCTGGCAGAGGAATGGGGCGTGCATCAGTGGGGATGGGGATAGCCTCGCTGGAAGGGCCCATCTTTGAGTTTGTCCTGGTGGATGGTGTTGAATTCCACCAGCGCAGTTTCATGTCGAATTACGCGGGTTTTCAAGGTCGTAAGCGAGTGAGACCATGGCTGGAATTTAGGTTTGTCCAACTCTCTTTTCGATGTCTGGGGGGTTATTGACGATTCCCCAGATATTTCATGGTTACAGTTTTGTTGATGGAGAGAAGTTGTTCAAAAAGAGAAGTGTTTCAGTCTCCAGATCCATCCAGAGAGAATTCAAAGTTGGAACATTGCATTGTGGGGCAGTAGATCGATTGGTCAATGGCGATGCAGAGAAGAATCAGCTAGAGGCGAAGATGAGAGCTAAACCTGGTGACCAACACGTCACTTTTGTGCTTTGGGTTCCTGTTCGGGCCGTGGGTCACGGAGTTTGGTGGATATTCAATGGTAATAGTTTGTATAGACTACTGGGGTTGGGGGGCTGAATAATTGCCCATGGGGGACGGTTTAGAGTCTTGTTTTGGTTATGGAAGTGCAGCAGAGGCTCTATAAACAGGTACGCGATCATACCCAGCCAATGAGAGCTGAGTGTTGTTGCATTCTCACACTGAAAATAGTAGCGATATAAACATATCTTCACTTCTCAACTCAGTAAATcacttcatcaacgacaCAGGCTCCCCCATCTTATGATTCTCAACCAGGTTCAAGTAAGCTCAAATGTGGAACTGTAAAGAATTTCAACCCACCAACATTCGCGCAAAAATCTGGAGTCGGTCCGATCCCCTTACTCTACCTCGGTCTGGGTTCCCCAATAAATATCTATCTAATAAAATGTCTGGTGTGACGGCGGCAACGTTGCCTGTAAAAGTTTAGAGTTTCAGGAGAGTTCTTATAAGCCACAAGGGAAAAGTCTGAGGTAGAAAATCGGCGTTTCTTGTAAGAATTCCATTCGTCCAGTCAGTTCGTGTATGGTCTAATAGTCACAGTTCTAAGTAATGTGCTTCTACCAAGCAGCCCACAATGCATTGGTTATCATTGAATTGGTCTGTAGCAGCTGCCATGTTCCTCTTTTGTTGATGTCGGGTGATTTTGGGTCCGACTTGGTTTaagcttatcaaccacgtttTGTAGCAATTGACTTACAGCCCGCTATCGCTGATCATCTGCCATTGAACCATGCTTCAAAGTATCGATGAGATCTACCACGCCAGGCGATATAAAGCGACGTTCTATGTAGCTTCAAGACATTTGTTATCATTGCGAAGAGTAATTTGGCAACAATTCATGCCAGCACTGCACAGCTTGTGTCCTGTACGCCTCAGGCTGTAGGTGGGGTCACGTGCCAAGCCGTTGAAttctcatcaaactcaacaccaagccgTCTTTGTCCAGGACTTAACGAATCACAGCCCATCAACCTTTAGCCGGAAAGTATCACACCTCATTTGGGCACTCGGGTACATACTCATGTTCAAGGTCTACGGGAGGCCGCGGGCCTTGCCGAGCATGCTATGACGTGCTCAGaattataagataaggaACTATTCAGTGAGACTATCATCGAAACCATCACAACCAAAGCCGTCATCAGAAGAgaaaccaccaccaccacccaCGAGACTCACGTTTGTCCCAACTTCAGAGTGGGCACCACCAAGAGACCCGATACATGATTCACAGAAACACAAGACAGAAAGACCACGAAGGCAAGAAAGATCCCTGAGAGATCATCAAAAGACAAGTCACCACGAAAGAGACCACCAATATCaaaaccagaaccagaaccagaaccagaaccagaaccagaaccagaaccagaaccagaaccagaaccagaaccagaaccagaaccagaaccagaaccagaaccagaaccagaaccagaaccagaaccagaaccagaaccagaaccagaatcAGAGAAAAAAAACACAGGAACCACCAGAAATGGACCTATAGCAGTACAAGATAGAGCGTCATAAACGGTTTTTGACTGCAAACTTActagaggaagaagctaagTTCAAGGCCAAACTAGCCAGCATGACTCCggaaggaaaaaagaagagactgAATTACATGGTGGGATGGTCACTGTAAACACCTTATTCAAGAGAGCTGTACAATAACCCTAAGGATTTCAGGTTGGTCAGGAGGCTCAGAGCAATTGAGATGATTCGAATGGTATTCGGCTATTACCTCACTCAAAGCTTAAAAAAGGAGATGGAATCCAGGCTGCAAACCCGGCTTCGAGGCAGCAATATGAGAGACGTCAGACTCATCTGCGTTGACACTGACAAAGCCAGGAGGCTGCCCCAGGAACTGGAGGGGGaatggaagatgaggatcaAGTCGTTCCATCTCGGTGTGGCTATACTGGACACCAGGGATCTCCGAGACGTCATCCAAAATCGTTTCAAACTTGATAACCTATCAGATCTCATTCGAACTTATCAGTTTGCCGTCCAAGACAGCGTGCCCGGAGTGGAACGTTTCTGTTTCGGTGACACAGAGGCCATATCTGTAGAGGACCTGAGGCGCAGATTCGTTGAGTGGCGGGAAGGAAGAGATGTGATTGGCGTTGCATACTCGGCTCCCGGCGACCTTGCCGTCTTGAAAGAGTTCAAGATCTCCCTGAACGAAATTTGCTGGATCGATCTGGCCCAAGCACAATACATTCCACTTCAAAACGCAACTGCACCATCGTTGGCAGTTGTGATGAACAGACTGAGGATCCGCTACGCAGGCAAGCTGCACGTACCAGGAAACGACGCGCATTTCGCCATGAGGGTTTTCCTTGGAATGGCAGTTTTGGATTTCT belongs to Fusarium oxysporum Fo47 chromosome V, complete sequence and includes:
- a CDS encoding and other transporter-domain-containing protein, producing the protein MKLRWWNSTPSTRTNSKMGPSSEAIPIPTDARPIPLPELPEFATGSPRSSEPELESLPNDLTNSLWLPHSHASDSTTRRVYRGFAEEKEATFFSCCRQYPKAVGWSLLLFLTVVMEAYDKSLVTGLLAFPAFREKYGEPILPKDTPAEDQMYEISPSWQMGLQNAAIACEIIGLLAHGYITDLIGYRKMMLASLFWMCIAVFPAFFAGSIGVLLTSQALSGLSWGVIEILAATYSAEVVPNALRPFVLSSINMCWLVGQVIGTGILRSLVHETSQWSYRLPFALQWAWAIPLLFGVWFAPDSPWWLIRHERTDEARKSLTRLTNKNGTDIEDTISLMKHTNKMEKDSNYGGASYRDLFKGVNRRRTEISCIAWVCQALSGWSLTSYAPYFFEQAGFSASISFNLSTACYGVGIIGGVIAWILLPFVGRRKLYIYGLLAPICLLTAGGVVWVVLSDRTGANWTLGGLIIAMTFIYDMTIGPVCYIVVAEIPSTRLRVKTVALARVTYNLCLIFNNIIMPKMLNPSAWNIGGASCFLYAGTSFFCLIWCYVRLPETRNLTYLELDILFERKAPTPKFKELQDRLEDSAYLSMTRAERLTNWHGWLAYS